The Collibacillus ludicampi region CCGCAGAAGAGGATTCCGCGATCATATTCCCCGTTCGCGACCGCTTTGGAGACCTGAAGACCGTAATCCGGATAATCAACAGACTCTTCCGAATAGGTACCGAAATCCTTGTAAGCGAGGCCCATTTGATCGAGCACCGTCTTGATATGCTCTTTCAACGCATAACCCCCATGATCTGCTGCGAGCGCTATTTTCATCAGTCTCCCTCCTTCCTTCAGGATCGCTGGAACACCTACGGAATTCACTTACCAGAACCACAATGATTTTATTGTATCGTTCGTACGGATATATCCGCAACTAGTTGTCCGCATGTTCACGCAGTTTCTGCAATAATCGTGAGAGTACTTCTTCCAATTCACGTGCACATGCTTCATAGATTGTATCATCGCCGCCGTAAGGGTCATAAATGTCTGCTGTTGGATCATCGTCAACAAATTCCTTCAAAGTGAACGTCCTGTCCATGGCAAAAGGGAATAGGTGAACGACCGCTTTTTTGTGCGAACCGGTCATCGTCAGAATCAGATCGGAAGAACGAACGAGATTTTCATCCAGCGGTTTGGATACATGTGTGTCACCTGGGATGTTCCGTTTGGCCAACGCTTTAATCGCACCTTCCGAAGCCGATCCTCCCGGGATCGCAGCAACTCCGGCCGATCGTATCTCAATCCC contains the following coding sequences:
- a CDS encoding low molecular weight protein arginine phosphatase — protein: MYRVLFVCTGNTCRSAMAEALFRHRLEQEGIKGIEIRSAGVAAIPGGSASEGAIKALAKRNIPGDTHVSKPLDENLVRSSDLILTMTGSHKKAVVHLFPFAMDRTFTLKEFVDDDPTADIYDPYGGDDTIYEACARELEEVLSRLLQKLREHADN